In one Bacteroidales bacterium WCE2004 genomic region, the following are encoded:
- a CDS encoding Interferon-induced transmembrane protein, whose translation METVPFHSNKLVMAILCTLFCCQIGGIIAIIYSARSNSTYRSALFSSDDAIRQSLYYQSEQENKTARTWIIISIFTGLSGVIAYFVLVSLGIIASLC comes from the coding sequence ATGGAAACCGTCCCCTTCCACAGCAACAAACTGGTCATGGCCATCCTCTGCACGCTGTTCTGCTGCCAGATCGGCGGCATCATCGCCATCATCTATTCGGCCCGGTCCAACAGCACCTACAGGAGCGCCCTGTTCTCCTCTGACGACGCCATCCGGCAGTCGCTGTATTATCAGTCCGAGCAGGAGAACAAGACCGCCAGGACCTGGATCATCATCAGCATCTTCACCGGGCTCTCCGGCGTCATCGCATACTTCGTACTGGTGAGCCTCGGCATCATCGCTTCGTTATGTTAG
- a CDS encoding Linear amide C-N hydrolases, choloylglycine hydrolase family, with translation MKKVIKIVLWSLLGLLVVILVFAGIKFGPFIKGATSVQKLDDGLYYLEYKGDDGFAGLIEQGGGRSAAALIPYVINFLSQGYYTPPVQEFAPNVYGCSALTARTPEGSVLMGRNFDFNHSTSLITHVVPKDGYETITTFNVDFFGFGDGWAPEGMPNQFMALSSLFFALDGINEKGLAVADLMAGDEVETHQETGKPALTGSTAIAYVLRRAANVEEALATLRSIDMHSDIGAAHHFAISDASGRSVVVEYVDNEMVVVETPAVANHYLCEAKKNVGLMDWDHRYEQLCASFEAAGGVMERKALEAAVFSVSQPEQKGFLGTAWTMVMDLTHPSVTYYNLRKFDQPFHYELGK, from the coding sequence ATGAAAAAAGTCATCAAAATCGTACTCTGGTCCCTGCTGGGCCTGCTGGTTGTCATTCTCGTTTTCGCGGGCATCAAGTTCGGCCCGTTCATCAAAGGCGCGACGTCCGTCCAGAAGCTGGACGACGGCCTGTATTACCTGGAATACAAGGGCGACGACGGCTTCGCCGGGCTCATCGAGCAGGGTGGCGGCCGCAGCGCGGCGGCGCTGATCCCCTATGTCATCAACTTCCTCTCGCAGGGCTATTATACGCCGCCCGTGCAGGAGTTTGCCCCGAACGTGTACGGCTGCTCGGCCCTGACGGCCCGCACGCCGGAGGGCTCCGTCCTGATGGGGCGCAACTTCGATTTCAACCACTCCACCAGCCTGATCACGCACGTCGTCCCCAAGGACGGATATGAGACCATCACCACGTTCAACGTGGACTTCTTCGGCTTCGGCGACGGCTGGGCGCCGGAAGGCATGCCCAACCAGTTCATGGCCCTGTCCTCCCTCTTCTTCGCCCTGGACGGCATCAACGAGAAGGGCCTCGCGGTCGCAGACCTGATGGCCGGCGACGAGGTGGAGACGCATCAGGAGACGGGCAAGCCGGCCCTGACCGGATCGACGGCCATCGCCTACGTGCTGCGCCGCGCCGCCAACGTGGAGGAGGCGCTCGCGACGCTCCGGAGCATCGACATGCACTCCGACATCGGCGCGGCGCACCATTTCGCCATTTCCGACGCCTCCGGCCGGAGCGTCGTGGTGGAATACGTCGACAACGAGATGGTCGTCGTGGAGACGCCCGCCGTGGCGAACCACTACCTCTGCGAGGCGAAGAAGAATGTCGGCCTGATGGACTGGGACCATCGCTACGAGCAGCTCTGCGCCAGCTTCGAGGCGGCGGGCGGCGTGATGGAGCGCAAGGCGCTCGAAGCGGCCGTCTTCTCCGTGTCCCAGCCGGAGCAGAAGGGCTTCCTCGGCACGGCCTGGACCATGGTGATGGACCTGACCCACCCGTCCGTCACCTACTACAATCTCCGCAAATTCGACCAGCCTTTCCATTACGAACTCGGCAAATAG
- a CDS encoding Acetyltransferase (GNAT) family protein gives MALEFGPLKRSEIREAAALAARAFDDYEYFTNWFPEPAERGAVAFEILWRVYRTNFRVADYLAARQDGRLVAVAQLNPPAYKTPSDLRYLLNGWMKVYKAGDKATIDAWLAMDAAAGKPCHDYQQTGPEIWYASSLTVDPSAQGTGVGTRFIEYWEQYVRGRGGRQLVFFTNSEKNLAYYRKRGYEVFFEEEIVYKGQKMGSWSLKKSL, from the coding sequence ATGGCACTGGAATTCGGCCCCCTGAAACGAAGCGAGATCCGGGAGGCGGCGGCGCTCGCCGCCCGGGCCTTCGACGACTACGAGTACTTCACCAACTGGTTCCCGGAACCGGCCGAGCGGGGTGCCGTGGCCTTCGAGATCCTCTGGCGCGTCTACCGGACCAATTTCCGCGTGGCGGACTACCTGGCCGCCCGCCAGGACGGCCGGCTGGTAGCCGTGGCGCAGCTCAACCCGCCCGCCTACAAGACGCCGTCCGACCTGCGCTACCTCCTCAACGGCTGGATGAAGGTCTACAAGGCCGGCGACAAGGCGACCATCGACGCCTGGCTGGCGATGGACGCCGCGGCCGGCAAACCCTGCCACGATTACCAGCAGACCGGTCCGGAGATCTGGTATGCCAGTTCCCTGACGGTGGACCCTTCGGCTCAGGGCACGGGCGTCGGCACCCGCTTCATCGAGTACTGGGAGCAGTACGTGCGCGGGCGGGGCGGCCGGCAGCTGGTGTTCTTCACCAATTCCGAGAAGAACCTCGCCTACTACCGCAAGCGCGGCTACGAAGTCTTCTTCGAAGAAGAGATCGTCTACAAGGGGCAGAAGATGGGCAGCTGGAGCCTGAAGAAATCCCTCTGA
- a CDS encoding N-terminal ig-like domain of cellulase, translating into MKGKTLLAAAAFLLASATGVSAQTLRLNDLGYFEARGTNVLVYNNLYNGGFYDEKFAGLEIIQRGERIATGGGVRLMNTPEQWDIFGVVSPREIDRAESSVAVSLTYADYDFAPRLKVLPKDKGVLVQIWLDKPVPEQLVGKAGMNLEFFPASYFGRNYLVDNLARILPKYPMHDTEVHPVSEKIPQYFGESTFDDRGRGDFLVPLPLSTGHRIVMAPEDEALRVSVTSDREISIYDGRHLAQNGTFVLRSLLPAGQTGKVLEWYLEPSASEDWTRPANIGFSQVGYTPAQKKVSVVELDKNATPAATGRILRVNPDGSRTVVKEVAAEVWGEYHHRYNYVRLDFSDVREPGLYCIDYQGVMTNAFPIDKEVYSDKWHPSMDISLVVNMDHMEVNEAYRIWHGRANMDDALQAPANVRLHDGYFQGDETNTKYQPLEHIPGLAVGGWYDAGDFDIQANSVLNTTEDLAYIWRQFRPERDQTLIDEKTQYADIHVPDGIPDNVQLILHGTLNINAQVENIGFVAQVIGQPDMHHYHHLGDAMTLTDGLVYDPTLAPYEVRGNRSGTPDDRFVFTSRFSAVGVMQDIVSLAAAYPALKDYYPEEAERSLRNAEMLWDKHFEAADPANNPMMGRWMMGGGDPRINAAIELWLATGNQKYKDFFLPLVEKQLAARPEVRRSNGPVQNGMFMTEFNGGPNLAAALKLYPYMDKKFQKKVKELIPAYVDVLTRGGQDNPYGVSIGGTGWAGNASIIMTAYNCYKVWKLFPDMIDPEYVFNGLNFIFGCHPGSNVSFVTSVGVNTKKVAYGNNRADYAVIPGGIVPGLLVKEDYFENKDDYPFHWGENECCINTAPQYVQLCLACDEIARCLNR; encoded by the coding sequence ATGAAAGGAAAAACTCTGCTCGCCGCAGCGGCGTTCCTGCTCGCATCGGCGACCGGCGTGTCCGCCCAAACCCTCCGGCTCAACGACCTCGGCTATTTCGAGGCGCGGGGCACGAATGTCTTAGTGTATAACAACCTGTACAATGGCGGTTTCTACGACGAGAAGTTCGCCGGACTGGAGATCATCCAGCGGGGCGAGCGCATCGCCACCGGCGGCGGCGTCCGCCTGATGAACACCCCCGAGCAGTGGGACATCTTCGGCGTCGTGAGCCCCCGCGAGATCGACCGCGCCGAGAGCAGCGTCGCCGTGTCGCTGACCTATGCCGACTACGACTTCGCCCCCCGGCTCAAGGTCCTGCCCAAGGACAAGGGCGTCCTGGTCCAGATCTGGCTGGACAAGCCCGTCCCCGAGCAGCTGGTCGGCAAGGCCGGCATGAACCTGGAGTTTTTCCCGGCCTCCTATTTCGGCCGCAACTACCTGGTTGACAACCTCGCACGCATCCTTCCCAAGTATCCGATGCACGACACCGAGGTGCATCCCGTCTCCGAGAAGATCCCGCAGTATTTCGGCGAATCCACCTTCGACGACCGCGGCCGCGGTGACTTCCTCGTGCCGCTTCCGCTCTCCACGGGCCACCGCATCGTGATGGCGCCGGAGGACGAGGCGCTGCGCGTGAGCGTGACCTCCGACCGGGAGATCAGCATCTACGACGGCCGCCACCTCGCGCAGAACGGCACCTTCGTGCTCCGCTCCCTGCTGCCCGCCGGCCAGACCGGCAAGGTGCTCGAGTGGTACCTGGAGCCGAGCGCGTCGGAAGACTGGACCCGCCCGGCGAACATCGGCTTCTCGCAGGTCGGCTACACGCCCGCCCAGAAGAAGGTCTCCGTGGTCGAGCTCGACAAGAACGCCACGCCCGCCGCCACCGGCCGCATCCTCCGCGTCAACCCGGACGGCTCCAGGACCGTCGTGAAGGAGGTCGCCGCCGAGGTCTGGGGCGAATACCACCACCGCTACAACTACGTCCGCCTGGACTTCTCCGACGTCCGCGAACCGGGCCTGTACTGCATTGACTATCAGGGCGTCATGACCAACGCCTTCCCGATCGACAAGGAAGTCTATTCCGACAAGTGGCATCCCTCGATGGACATCTCCCTCGTGGTCAACATGGACCACATGGAGGTCAACGAGGCCTACCGCATCTGGCACGGGCGCGCCAACATGGACGACGCCCTCCAGGCGCCGGCCAACGTGCGCCTGCACGACGGCTACTTCCAGGGCGACGAGACCAACACGAAGTACCAGCCCCTCGAGCACATCCCCGGCCTGGCGGTCGGCGGATGGTATGACGCCGGCGACTTCGACATCCAGGCCAACTCCGTGCTCAACACCACCGAGGACCTGGCCTACATCTGGCGCCAGTTCCGCCCGGAGCGCGACCAGACGCTGATCGACGAGAAGACCCAGTATGCCGACATCCACGTCCCTGACGGGATCCCCGACAACGTCCAGCTGATCCTGCACGGTACGCTGAACATCAACGCCCAGGTCGAGAACATCGGCTTCGTGGCGCAGGTCATCGGCCAGCCCGACATGCACCACTACCACCATCTCGGCGACGCGATGACGCTGACCGACGGCCTGGTCTACGACCCGACCCTCGCGCCCTACGAGGTGCGTGGCAACCGCTCCGGCACCCCCGACGACCGTTTCGTCTTCACGAGCCGTTTCAGCGCCGTCGGCGTGATGCAGGACATCGTGTCCCTGGCGGCCGCCTACCCGGCCCTGAAGGACTACTATCCGGAGGAGGCCGAGCGCTCCCTGCGCAACGCTGAAATGCTGTGGGACAAGCACTTCGAAGCCGCCGATCCGGCCAACAACCCGATGATGGGCCGCTGGATGATGGGCGGCGGCGACCCGCGCATCAACGCCGCCATCGAGCTCTGGCTCGCCACCGGCAACCAGAAATACAAGGACTTCTTCCTGCCGCTCGTCGAGAAGCAGCTGGCGGCCAGGCCGGAAGTGCGCCGCTCCAACGGGCCGGTCCAGAACGGCATGTTCATGACCGAGTTCAACGGCGGCCCGAACCTCGCCGCCGCACTCAAGCTGTATCCCTACATGGACAAGAAGTTCCAGAAGAAGGTGAAGGAGCTCATTCCCGCCTACGTGGACGTCCTCACCCGGGGCGGCCAGGACAACCCCTACGGCGTGTCGATCGGCGGCACCGGCTGGGCCGGCAACGCCTCGATCATCATGACCGCCTACAACTGCTACAAGGTCTGGAAGCTCTTCCCGGACATGATCGATCCGGAATATGTGTTCAACGGCCTGAACTTCATCTTCGGCTGCCACCCCGGCAGCAACGTCTCCTTCGTGACCTCGGTCGGCGTCAACACCAAGAAGGTGGCCTACGGCAACAACCGCGCGGACTACGCCGTGATCCCGGGCGGCATCGTGCCCGGCCTGCTGGTCAAGGAAGACTACTTCGAGAACAAGGACGACTATCCGTTCCACTGGGGTGAGAACGAATGCTGCATCAACACGGCTCCGCAGTATGTGCAGCTCTGCCTCGCCTGCGATGAAATTGCCCGCTGCCTGAACAGGTAG
- a CDS encoding putative transcriptional regulator yields MKNTVKVERAIRDITQQQLAEAIGVSRNTINSIESGKYIPSTVLALKIARYFGKPAESIFSLEETD; encoded by the coding sequence ATGAAGAACACGGTCAAAGTGGAGCGGGCCATCCGGGACATTACCCAGCAGCAGCTGGCGGAGGCCATCGGCGTGAGCCGCAACACCATCAACTCGATCGAATCGGGGAAATACATTCCCTCGACGGTCCTGGCTCTGAAAATCGCCCGGTACTTCGGCAAGCCTGCCGAATCCATCTTCTCGCTGGAAGAAACGGACTAG
- a CDS encoding pyruvate carboxylase subunit B, which translates to MAKEIKFSLVYRDMWQSSGKYQPRVDQLVRVAPAIIDMGCFDRVETNGGAFEQVNLLYGENPNISVRKWTAPFHKAGIQTHMLERGLNALRMYPVPADVRELMFKVKKKQGTDISRSFCGLNDPRNLKLSVEYAKKAGMISQAALSITHSPVHTVPYYMGLVDKLVEYGTDEICLKDMAGIGRPTFLGELVSQIKKNHPNIKVQYHGHSGPGFSPASMLEVARAGADYLDVAVEPLAWGKVHPDVITIQQMMKADGFLVKDVNMDAYMEVRRLTQEFIDDFLGYWINPTNSQMTSLLVGCGLPGGMMGSMMADLTGFKAAINASERANGKPESSLDSLMVQLFNEVEYVWPRLGYPPLVTPFSQYVKNTALMNLLAMAQNKPRFSTIDKDTWGMILGKMGKLPGELAPEIVALAKEKGMEFYTGNPQDEYPDELPKFREMMKQEGWDCGEDDEELFEMAMHERQYRDYKSGVAKERFNKDLEAFREKAGAPIVVKRPVVEMPEFDIDALMAKYPNATPVQAPVKGQMLWQVDVDGKSTAPAVGSKVAAGQPCGYVQTWYGMEELLPAAGGQIVAITAPQGKTVAKGEIVALIQ; encoded by the coding sequence ATGGCAAAAGAAATAAAGTTCTCCCTTGTATACAGGGATATGTGGCAGTCCTCCGGCAAGTATCAGCCGCGCGTGGACCAGCTGGTTCGGGTGGCCCCGGCCATCATCGATATGGGTTGTTTCGACCGCGTGGAGACCAACGGCGGCGCTTTCGAGCAGGTGAACCTGCTCTACGGCGAGAATCCGAACATCTCCGTGCGCAAGTGGACGGCCCCCTTCCACAAGGCCGGCATCCAGACCCATATGCTCGAGCGCGGTCTGAACGCCCTGCGTATGTACCCGGTGCCCGCGGACGTGCGCGAACTGATGTTCAAGGTCAAGAAGAAGCAGGGCACGGACATCTCCCGTTCGTTCTGCGGCCTCAACGACCCGCGCAACCTCAAGCTCTCCGTCGAGTACGCCAAGAAGGCCGGGATGATCTCCCAGGCCGCCCTGTCCATCACCCACTCCCCCGTCCACACCGTCCCTTATTATATGGGTCTCGTGGACAAGCTCGTGGAATACGGCACCGATGAGATCTGCCTCAAGGACATGGCAGGTATCGGCCGTCCCACCTTCCTGGGAGAGCTCGTGAGCCAGATCAAGAAGAACCATCCGAACATCAAGGTCCAGTACCACGGCCACAGCGGCCCGGGCTTCTCCCCCGCCTCCATGCTGGAGGTCGCCCGCGCCGGCGCCGACTACCTCGACGTGGCCGTCGAGCCCCTCGCCTGGGGCAAGGTCCACCCGGATGTGATCACCATCCAGCAGATGATGAAGGCCGACGGTTTCCTGGTCAAGGACGTCAACATGGACGCCTACATGGAGGTCCGCCGCCTGACCCAGGAGTTCATCGACGACTTCCTCGGCTACTGGATCAACCCCACCAACTCCCAGATGACCTCGCTGCTCGTCGGCTGCGGTCTGCCGGGCGGCATGATGGGTTCCATGATGGCCGACCTGACCGGTTTCAAGGCCGCCATCAACGCCTCCGAGCGCGCCAACGGCAAGCCGGAGAGCAGCCTGGACTCCCTGATGGTCCAGCTCTTCAACGAAGTCGAATACGTGTGGCCGCGCCTGGGATATCCTCCCCTCGTGACCCCGTTCAGCCAGTATGTCAAGAATACGGCCCTGATGAACCTCCTCGCCATGGCGCAGAACAAGCCGCGCTTCTCCACGATCGACAAGGACACGTGGGGCATGATCCTCGGCAAGATGGGCAAGCTCCCCGGCGAACTCGCTCCGGAGATTGTCGCGCTCGCCAAGGAGAAGGGCATGGAGTTCTACACCGGCAACCCGCAGGACGAATATCCTGACGAGCTCCCGAAGTTCCGCGAGATGATGAAGCAGGAAGGCTGGGATTGCGGCGAGGACGACGAGGAACTCTTCGAGATGGCGATGCACGAGCGCCAGTACCGCGACTACAAGAGCGGTGTGGCCAAGGAGCGCTTCAACAAGGACCTCGAGGCCTTCCGCGAGAAAGCCGGCGCCCCGATCGTGGTCAAGCGCCCGGTCGTGGAGATGCCCGAATTCGACATCGACGCCCTTATGGCCAAATACCCCAACGCGACGCCGGTCCAGGCGCCCGTCAAGGGCCAGATGCTCTGGCAGGTCGACGTGGACGGCAAGTCCACCGCGCCGGCCGTCGGCTCGAAAGTCGCCGCCGGCCAGCCCTGCGGCTACGTCCAGACCTGGTACGGGATGGAAGAGCTCTTGCCCGCCGCCGGCGGGCAGATCGTCGCCATCACGGCACCGCAGGGCAAGACGGTCGCCAAGGGCGAGATTGTGGCTCTGATCCAATAA